One window of Desulfovibrio subterraneus genomic DNA carries:
- a CDS encoding murein transglycosylase domain-containing protein translates to MNRRDVLMMGGVLLAGMMTGCTASEAVRAGRLIATGDVQGAGVWAAEKGTRYALNPKQLEADLKRFAQRIEVFRKAVGGEWGDKEVREPEPKTYVKYTQNYKSRALVDFDKGLITVETVDTEKPLVSLKNAIVTTLLTPNDPRGLDLWTSGEVKLGETPFLLGEVRDYDGQTLRYAWRTERFADLLIKRRGTMRQTQVGGKWRTVHSVGIPMVADHGHIRALKYKVHVDKYSRKYGVSSNLVYAVIKTESDFNPWAVSHVPAYGLMQIVPKTAGHDVFTFLNGSEGYPSSELLYQPENNIQYGAVYLHLLNTRYLGAIRHPVSREYCVIAGYNGGAGNVLRTFHADRGKAANIINGMSPQAVYDKLTRSLPYMETRRYLWKVVNARKEFVGLQ, encoded by the coding sequence ATGAATCGTCGGGATGTATTGATGATGGGCGGCGTGCTGCTCGCCGGAATGATGACTGGTTGTACTGCTTCGGAGGCTGTTCGTGCCGGAAGGCTGATTGCCACGGGCGATGTTCAGGGTGCAGGCGTGTGGGCTGCGGAAAAGGGAACCCGCTATGCGCTGAACCCCAAGCAGCTTGAAGCGGACCTCAAGCGGTTTGCCCAGCGGATAGAAGTTTTCCGCAAGGCCGTTGGCGGCGAATGGGGCGACAAGGAAGTTCGTGAGCCGGAACCCAAAACCTACGTCAAATATACCCAGAACTACAAAAGCCGTGCGCTTGTGGACTTTGACAAGGGGCTTATCACCGTTGAAACCGTGGATACGGAAAAGCCGCTGGTCAGTCTGAAGAATGCCATTGTCACCACGCTGCTTACGCCGAATGACCCGCGCGGGCTGGACCTGTGGACCTCCGGTGAGGTGAAGCTGGGGGAAACGCCTTTTCTGCTGGGTGAAGTTCGTGACTATGACGGGCAGACGTTGCGGTATGCATGGCGCACCGAGCGCTTTGCCGACCTGCTCATCAAGCGCAGGGGCACCATGCGGCAGACGCAGGTGGGGGGCAAATGGCGCACTGTGCATTCCGTGGGAATTCCCATGGTTGCGGATCATGGCCACATACGTGCGCTCAAGTACAAGGTGCACGTGGACAAATATTCCCGCAAGTACGGGGTGAGTTCCAACCTTGTCTATGCGGTTATCAAGACTGAAAGCGATTTCAACCCGTGGGCTGTGAGCCATGTGCCTGCCTACGGGCTTATGCAGATAGTTCCCAAGACAGCGGGGCATGATGTCTTCACCTTCCTGAACGGGAGCGAGGGCTATCCCTCATCCGAGCTGCTGTATCAGCCGGAGAATAATATCCAGTATGGTGCCGTATATCTGCACCTGCTCAATACCCGATATCTCGGAGCCATCCGTCATCCTGTTTCCCGTGAATATTGCGTTATTGCGGGCTATAACGGCGGGGCGGGCAATGTGCTGCGCACCTTCCATGCAGACAGGGGCAAGGCGGCGAATATCATCAACGGCATGTCACCGCAGGCTGTGTACGACAAGCTCACACGGTCGTTGCCGTACATGGAAACCCGGCGGTATCTGTGGAAGGTGGTCAACGCCCGCAAGGAATTTGTCGGGCTTCAGTAG
- the glpX gene encoding class II fructose-bisphosphatase, whose protein sequence is MEAPEKNLALDLVRVTEAAALASARWLGKGNNDAGDGAAVDAMRLCFKSLNIKGTIIIGEGEKDNAPMLHNGEKVGTGNGPAVDVAIDPVEGTKLLAYGRPNAISVVGTAPAGTMYNPGPSFYMQKLVVPPAARNAVDIDAPVKENLVNIAKALGKDVDDLVVFVLDKPRHEKLITQIRDAGARIQLHTDGDVAGALMAVDPRSEVDVMMGTGGTPEGVLAACAIKGIGGQIFARLDPQSYVEKEAIQEAGIDLREIHTVDTLIKSDDVLFAATGISGGTFLRGVQYTGDGAVTHSMVIRGKTGSIRYMEAIHNFNRLMKISSVKYD, encoded by the coding sequence ATGGAAGCCCCGGAAAAGAACCTTGCCCTGGATCTCGTACGAGTCACGGAAGCCGCCGCGCTGGCCTCTGCCCGCTGGCTTGGCAAGGGTAATAACGATGCAGGCGACGGCGCTGCGGTCGATGCCATGCGTCTGTGCTTCAAATCTTTGAATATCAAGGGAACCATCATCATCGGCGAGGGCGAAAAAGACAACGCCCCCATGCTGCACAACGGTGAGAAAGTGGGCACCGGCAATGGCCCTGCCGTTGACGTTGCCATTGACCCCGTAGAAGGCACCAAGCTGCTTGCCTATGGTCGTCCCAACGCTATCTCCGTTGTGGGTACCGCGCCTGCGGGAACCATGTACAATCCCGGTCCCAGCTTCTACATGCAGAAGCTTGTCGTGCCTCCGGCAGCACGCAACGCGGTCGATATTGACGCTCCGGTCAAAGAAAACCTGGTCAATATCGCAAAGGCGCTTGGCAAGGACGTTGATGACCTCGTCGTATTCGTTCTGGACAAGCCCCGCCACGAAAAGCTCATTACCCAGATCCGCGACGCCGGTGCACGCATTCAGCTGCACACCGACGGTGACGTGGCTGGTGCGCTTATGGCAGTAGATCCCCGTTCCGAAGTGGACGTGATGATGGGCACCGGCGGCACTCCCGAAGGTGTTCTTGCTGCATGTGCTATCAAGGGCATCGGCGGCCAGATCTTCGCCCGTCTTGATCCCCAGTCCTATGTGGAGAAAGAAGCCATTCAGGAAGCAGGCATAGACCTGCGCGAGATCCACACCGTGGATACCCTGATCAAAAGTGACGACGTACTCTTCGCTGCCACCGGCATCTCCGGCGGTACCTTCCTGCGCGGTGTGCAGTACACCGGCGACGGTGCCGTTACCCACTCAATGGTCATCCGTGGGAAGACCGGCTCCATCCGCTACATGGAAGCCATCCACAATTTCAACCGTCTGATGAAGATCAGCTCGGTAAAGTACGACTAG
- a CDS encoding SpoIID/LytB domain-containing protein, which translates to MSQNICQTICQNIYQSIRQIIYQNRLCARARNLPPFLPYILSLVLPFALPLVLLTVLLYIPSLAYAYSFDPAPLKARATRLLDSGELLECVDVWNMVRTYSPRPEDRAEALVRMGDVYSLFLDQPDEALAAYGAAMKVHPALPVLENGYFNAGMILYEQGRVDEARETFRTYLLRYPHASRRETALFMLDRMASESGFTQGTERGSTPQFSGKEPVVRVAVARASDLVFRSSSTVNVQIREQASNARQGGLVLPAGENRCYVRGSSLVLGGRTMGKSVTLTIPAGQRMAFDASPAVYGGTFLLLAEGDQVVAVNHLRMEEYLQGVVPAEMPASFSSAALQAQAVAARSYALYLTMRSAGKAYDVAADTGFQVYGGMDAGTAKTRAAVSSTRGRVLQFDGRVVLSYFHAHSGGMLEDDRQVWTADMPYYRVQHDEISNRTRDMRWRFSLTGEEIAARLREYGFSIAGVTSVRIGQRTASGRIGTVVVETDRRSVPPSESPLPKSSLDGASSGRIVEMKGNAFRLMLGAERMRSTLCDLEWQGSSLAISGAGYGHGVGMSQWGAQGMALGGASCEQILEHYYPDTRLVRAY; encoded by the coding sequence ATGTCACAGAACATCTGTCAGACCATCTGTCAGAATATCTACCAGAGCATCCGTCAGATCATCTATCAGAACAGGCTCTGTGCTAGAGCGCGCAATCTGCCGCCGTTTTTGCCATACATCCTGTCGCTCGTTCTGCCGTTCGCTCTACCGCTCGTTCTGTTGACTGTCCTGCTGTATATTCCTTCTTTGGCGTACGCCTATTCATTCGATCCCGCCCCCCTCAAGGCGCGGGCAACCCGCCTGCTGGATTCCGGCGAACTGCTTGAATGTGTTGATGTCTGGAATATGGTCCGGACATACAGCCCCCGTCCCGAAGACCGTGCGGAAGCCCTTGTCCGTATGGGCGACGTCTACTCCCTTTTTCTCGATCAGCCTGATGAGGCCCTTGCCGCTTACGGCGCAGCCATGAAGGTGCATCCGGCCCTGCCGGTGCTGGAAAACGGCTATTTCAATGCGGGCATGATTCTCTATGAGCAGGGGCGTGTTGACGAGGCGCGCGAGACGTTCAGGACCTATCTTCTGCGTTACCCCCACGCATCCCGCAGGGAGACAGCGCTGTTCATGCTGGACAGGATGGCTTCCGAATCCGGCTTCACGCAGGGTACTGAACGTGGGAGTACACCTCAGTTTTCAGGGAAGGAGCCGGTTGTCAGGGTGGCGGTTGCGCGTGCATCCGATCTTGTCTTCCGGTCATCATCTACGGTGAATGTCCAGATTCGGGAGCAGGCCTCGAATGCACGGCAGGGCGGTCTGGTGCTTCCGGCCGGTGAAAACAGATGCTATGTCCGCGGGAGCAGCCTTGTTCTGGGCGGCCGTACCATGGGGAAAAGCGTGACGCTGACCATTCCCGCCGGGCAGCGCATGGCGTTTGATGCCTCGCCTGCGGTGTATGGCGGCACCTTCCTGCTGCTGGCGGAAGGGGATCAGGTGGTTGCGGTGAACCATCTGCGTATGGAAGAGTACCTGCAAGGAGTTGTACCTGCAGAAATGCCAGCCTCTTTTTCCTCTGCCGCGTTGCAGGCGCAGGCTGTTGCGGCGCGCTCCTACGCGCTGTACCTGACAATGCGCTCTGCGGGTAAAGCCTATGACGTTGCGGCGGACACCGGCTTTCAGGTCTATGGCGGCATGGATGCAGGCACGGCGAAAACCCGCGCGGCCGTTAGTTCCACCAGGGGCAGGGTGCTGCAGTTTGATGGAAGGGTGGTATTAAGCTATTTTCATGCGCACAGCGGCGGCATGCTGGAAGATGACCGGCAGGTCTGGACGGCGGACATGCCCTATTATCGGGTGCAGCATGATGAAATTTCGAACCGCACGCGCGATATGCGCTGGCGTTTCTCCCTCACGGGCGAAGAAATTGCCGCAAGGCTGCGCGAGTACGGGTTCAGCATTGCCGGTGTCACGAGTGTCCGTATCGGGCAGCGCACGGCATCCGGCAGAATAGGAACGGTGGTTGTTGAAACTGACAGGCGTTCTGTCCCGCCGTCCGAATCTCCTTTGCCCAAATCTTCTTTGGACGGTGCATCATCCGGACGCATTGTGGAGATGAAGGGCAATGCCTTCCGGCTCATGCTGGGGGCAGAGCGCATGCGGTCCACACTCTGCGATCTGGAATGGCAGGGGAGCTCCCTTGCCATATCGGGCGCAGGCTACGGGCATGGTGTGGGCATGAGCCAATGGGGCGCGCAGGGCATGGCCCTAGGCGGTGCTTCATGTGAGCAGATTCTGGAACATTATTACCCTGATACGCGGCTGGTGCGTGCGTATTAG
- a CDS encoding cytoplasmic protein: MKKIALFPFTGEVMCFVHVLLNALDMHEKGYGVKIVVEGAACSVLPAIADRHHFMHKLYAQAKDAGLFVGACHACSVKQNVDKAIEAEGIPLIGDMHGHPSMSQYMDAGYEVVTF, encoded by the coding sequence ATGAAGAAAATTGCGCTGTTTCCCTTCACGGGCGAGGTGATGTGTTTTGTGCACGTTCTGCTGAACGCTCTGGACATGCACGAGAAGGGCTATGGAGTGAAGATCGTGGTGGAGGGGGCTGCCTGTTCAGTCCTTCCCGCTATAGCGGACAGGCATCACTTCATGCACAAGCTCTACGCTCAGGCAAAGGATGCCGGACTGTTTGTGGGGGCCTGCCACGCCTGCTCTGTGAAGCAGAATGTGGACAAGGCCATTGAAGCCGAGGGCATTCCGCTTATCGGCGACATGCACGGGCATCCATCTATGAGCCAGTACATGGATGCAGGGTATGAGGTCGTAACTTTCTGA
- a CDS encoding ferritin, producing the protein MLSDAMNKALNDQVKWEMYSSYLYLSMSAYFADLGMAGFAQWMRAQAQEELFHAMRFYDYITERGGRVMLQPIDAPQHEWKNTIDTFEETLKHEQHVTARINNLANLALDERDHATSIFLQWFISEQVEEEDSVKDILGKLRMINGEGQGMLMLNTELGTRVFTPPVVK; encoded by the coding sequence ATGCTCAGCGATGCGATGAACAAGGCACTTAATGATCAGGTTAAGTGGGAAATGTATTCCAGCTATCTGTATCTTTCCATGTCAGCCTATTTTGCCGATCTCGGCATGGCCGGTTTTGCTCAGTGGATGCGCGCGCAGGCGCAGGAAGAGCTTTTTCACGCCATGCGCTTTTATGATTACATCACCGAGCGCGGTGGGCGTGTGATGCTGCAGCCCATTGATGCCCCCCAGCACGAATGGAAGAATACCATCGATACGTTTGAAGAAACTCTCAAGCACGAGCAGCATGTCACGGCGCGCATCAATAATCTTGCCAACCTTGCGCTGGATGAGCGCGATCACGCCACCTCCATCTTCCTGCAGTGGTTCATCTCCGAACAGGTTGAAGAAGAGGATTCCGTGAAGGATATTCTCGGCAAGCTGCGCATGATTAATGGTGAAGGGCAGGGCATGCTCATGCTGAACACCGAGCTTGGCACCCGCGTGTTTACCCCCCCTGTGGTGAAATAA
- a CDS encoding 2-oxoacid:acceptor oxidoreductase subunit alpha, translating to MSIQSKHIVIGGAAGQGLVTVGQMLSKGLLRAGYEVLVTQDYMSRVRGGHNTYNIRTGVRPLTGPTEAIDILVALNQETVGLHKAAMAQGGMLILDEALDPEDVPALRVPFSSLAPKAVYQNVAALGILCSALGLSKDFATQLVHDNFGKKGEAVVGQNLQVLDDAYAWGQTHGGACEKLVPAGQKQPRMFINGNESIALGALAAGVKFCSFYPMTPATSVAQSLITHGRKMGVFVEQVEDEIAALNMGLGASYAGAPTLVPTSGGGFALMTEAVSLAGVMEQPVVIVVAQRPGPATGLPTRTEQADLNLVLYAGHGEFPRVIFAPGTIEECFHLTHKAFDVSEKYQSPVFVLTDQELADRYMGVEPFDLGALPPVAGPDLSDTGAESYKRYALTKDGISPRRIPGYGKSIVLADCHEHTEDGHITEDINTRIAMNDKRMIKEEGMRTEVVAPKFFGADKPETLLLCWGSTEGAAREAADMLNGQGRRVGVLSFSQLWPLAPEQFMPLLESVSDVVCVEGNRTAQFARLLRQETGFKPHRTLLRYDGRPFTASYIIGKLAE from the coding sequence GTGAGTATTCAGAGCAAGCATATTGTCATAGGCGGGGCGGCCGGTCAGGGCCTCGTCACGGTCGGGCAGATGTTGAGCAAGGGCCTGCTCCGGGCGGGATACGAAGTGCTGGTTACGCAGGATTACATGTCGCGCGTGCGTGGCGGACATAATACCTATAACATCCGTACAGGCGTGCGGCCTCTTACCGGTCCGACAGAAGCCATAGACATTCTTGTGGCTCTGAATCAGGAAACCGTGGGGCTGCATAAGGCTGCCATGGCGCAGGGCGGCATGCTCATCCTTGATGAAGCCCTTGACCCTGAAGACGTGCCCGCACTGCGCGTGCCGTTCTCTTCGCTGGCACCCAAGGCGGTGTATCAGAACGTGGCAGCACTGGGCATTCTGTGCAGTGCACTCGGCCTGTCCAAGGATTTCGCCACCCAGCTTGTGCACGACAACTTCGGCAAGAAGGGTGAAGCCGTTGTGGGCCAGAACCTGCAGGTTCTGGATGATGCATACGCATGGGGCCAGACCCACGGTGGGGCCTGTGAAAAGCTGGTTCCTGCCGGGCAGAAACAGCCCCGCATGTTCATCAACGGCAATGAATCCATTGCCTTGGGTGCTCTGGCAGCAGGGGTGAAGTTCTGCTCGTTCTACCCCATGACGCCGGCAACATCCGTGGCGCAGAGTCTTATTACCCACGGCCGCAAGATGGGCGTGTTTGTGGAGCAGGTGGAAGATGAAATCGCTGCCCTGAACATGGGGCTTGGTGCATCATATGCCGGTGCTCCTACGTTGGTGCCCACCTCGGGCGGCGGGTTTGCCCTTATGACAGAGGCCGTAAGCCTTGCCGGTGTCATGGAACAGCCCGTGGTGATTGTTGTGGCCCAGCGCCCCGGCCCTGCAACGGGCCTGCCCACGCGCACGGAGCAGGCAGACCTGAATCTGGTTCTGTATGCCGGGCATGGGGAGTTTCCCCGTGTTATCTTTGCTCCCGGTACCATAGAGGAATGCTTCCATCTTACCCACAAGGCCTTCGATGTATCGGAAAAGTACCAGTCTCCCGTATTCGTGCTCACCGATCAGGAACTCGCCGACAGGTACATGGGCGTGGAACCTTTTGACCTCGGTGCACTGCCGCCTGTGGCAGGTCCGGACCTTTCCGACACGGGTGCTGAATCCTACAAGCGGTATGCGCTGACCAAGGATGGCATTTCTCCCCGCCGCATTCCGGGCTACGGCAAGTCCATCGTGCTTGCCGACTGCCACGAGCATACGGAAGACGGGCACATTACCGAAGATATCAATACGCGTATCGCCATGAACGACAAGCGCATGATCAAGGAAGAAGGCATGCGTACCGAGGTGGTTGCTCCCAAATTCTTCGGGGCGGACAAGCCCGAAACGCTGCTCCTTTGCTGGGGATCAACAGAAGGTGCGGCCCGCGAAGCCGCCGATATGCTGAACGGACAGGGACGCCGTGTGGGCGTGCTGAGCTTCTCGCAGCTGTGGCCGCTTGCACCAGAGCAGTTCATGCCGCTGCTGGAATCCGTTTCTGATGTTGTCTGCGTGGAAGGCAACAGAACGGCTCAGTTTGCCAGACTGCTGCGGCAGGAGACCGGTTTCAAGCCGCACAGGACACTGCTCCGGTACGATGGTCGTCCGTTCACCGCTTCCTACATCATCGGCAAGCTGGCCGAATAG
- a CDS encoding phosphoadenosine phosphosulfate reductase family protein has protein sequence MDMTLEEKVRRAKDLLEETALEFGPESVAVAWTGGKDSTVLLHLWRQVMRAMGLTRVRALNLDTGVKFVEVMAFRDQMALSWDIDLTIARPAVDMDTFPVAQDKVACCAALKVEPLARAVNEMGVEALLTGIRRDEHPDRDRPHCERREKPDCLMVHPLLEFTEVDVWAYIMQEQLPYCSLYTEGYRSLGCVPCTRKVLDGSERAGRDPDKESRLDALRSLGYF, from the coding sequence ATGGATATGACTCTTGAGGAAAAGGTACGGCGGGCAAAGGATCTGCTCGAGGAAACAGCATTGGAGTTCGGACCGGAAAGTGTGGCTGTTGCCTGGACCGGCGGCAAGGATTCCACGGTGTTGCTGCATCTGTGGCGGCAGGTGATGAGGGCCATGGGGCTGACCCGTGTGAGAGCCCTTAATCTGGATACCGGCGTAAAATTTGTTGAGGTGATGGCATTCCGTGATCAGATGGCGTTGTCATGGGACATCGACCTCACCATCGCCCGTCCGGCTGTGGATATGGACACTTTTCCTGTAGCTCAGGATAAGGTGGCGTGTTGTGCCGCTCTGAAAGTGGAGCCTTTGGCACGAGCTGTTAACGAGATGGGAGTGGAAGCCCTGCTGACCGGCATACGCCGCGATGAGCATCCCGACCGCGACAGACCCCATTGTGAGCGTCGGGAAAAACCCGACTGCCTGATGGTGCATCCTCTGCTCGAATTCACCGAGGTGGATGTATGGGCCTACATCATGCAGGAACAGCTGCCGTATTGTTCCCTGTATACGGAAGGATACCGTTCGCTCGGCTGTGTCCCCTGCACCCGCAAGGTGCTGGACGGGAGCGAGCGTGCGGGCAGAGACCCTGACAAGGAATCCCGGCTGGATGCCCTGCGTAGTCTGGGCTACTTTTAG
- a CDS encoding 2-oxoacid:ferredoxin oxidoreductase subunit beta, which produces MLDISIYGDYHTSWCPGCGNHDVLKALKQALAELDLAPHQVAHVSGIGQAAKAPHYITLNGFNGLHGRGLPPAQAVKLANPELTVIAESGDGCNYGEGGNHFLAAIRRNVNITLLAHDNQIYGLTKGQASPTTTEGHVTKSQPDGVTNAPFNPIAVAVAMRAGFVARAFSGNVPHLVEMIQAAIRYPGFAMVDIFSPCISFNKVNTFGWYKQRCYEVGPEYDPTNWDAAMAKANEFGERIPIGILWRNEERKALDERAAVCKNGALGKQPVDKAVLEDIMKSYI; this is translated from the coding sequence ATGCTTGATATCAGTATTTATGGCGATTACCACACCTCATGGTGTCCCGGCTGCGGCAACCACGACGTTCTCAAGGCGCTGAAGCAGGCTCTTGCAGAGCTGGACCTTGCGCCGCATCAGGTGGCGCATGTTTCCGGCATCGGGCAGGCCGCCAAGGCCCCGCATTACATTACGCTGAACGGCTTCAACGGACTGCACGGCAGAGGCCTGCCGCCCGCACAGGCGGTCAAGCTGGCCAACCCCGAGCTTACCGTCATTGCGGAAAGCGGCGACGGCTGCAACTATGGCGAAGGTGGCAACCACTTCCTTGCGGCCATCCGCAGGAACGTGAATATCACTCTGCTTGCGCATGATAACCAGATTTATGGCCTCACCAAGGGGCAGGCCAGCCCCACCACGACCGAAGGGCATGTGACCAAGTCACAGCCGGATGGCGTAACCAACGCGCCGTTTAACCCCATTGCCGTGGCTGTGGCCATGCGGGCCGGATTTGTAGCCCGTGCCTTTTCGGGGAATGTTCCGCATCTCGTGGAAATGATTCAGGCCGCTATCCGCTATCCCGGTTTTGCCATGGTTGATATCTTCTCGCCCTGCATCTCCTTCAATAAGGTGAATACCTTCGGATGGTACAAGCAGCGCTGTTACGAAGTCGGCCCCGAGTATGACCCCACCAACTGGGATGCCGCCATGGCCAAGGCCAACGAATTCGGCGAGCGTATTCCCATCGGCATTCTGTGGCGCAACGAGGAGCGCAAGGCTTTGGATGAGCGTGCTGCCGTTTGCAAGAATGGGGCGCTCGGCAAGCAGCCCGTTGATAAGGCAGTGCTTGAAGACATCATGAAGTCATACATCTGA
- the ispD gene encoding 2-C-methyl-D-erythritol 4-phosphate cytidylyltransferase, translated as MKCWSIILAAGSGSRLAPAAGGKKKQFIEWKGAPLFWHSAVVLSRVARMQGVVFVFPEEDLEFAREQLASLDKFRCLGMPWFAVAGGKRRQDSVYNGIAALPRECQTVLVHDAARPFMTPALVNRLLDALKDGAQGVIPAIAVTDTIKVVDDGIVTGTPERATLRAVQTPQGFIRSVLQQAHETCRAEDWQVTDDASVLEQAGIPVAIVEGEPANIKITHPEDLSMLESQTNTAPAMVPVVGWGYDVHRFGAGRPMKLGGVPIPGGPEVVAHSDGDVLLHALTDALLGCIGGGDIGEHFPDTSAEFDNISSGILLNEVADKAALAGLVITNVDVTVITQIPKLAPWKEHIKKNICRLLKLEPIQVNVKATTEEKLGFTGEKKGIKAVAAVSALRPGI; from the coding sequence ATGAAGTGCTGGTCCATCATCCTTGCGGCAGGCAGCGGCAGCCGACTTGCCCCCGCTGCAGGCGGCAAAAAGAAACAGTTCATCGAATGGAAGGGAGCTCCCCTCTTCTGGCATTCGGCCGTTGTGCTTTCGCGCGTTGCCCGTATGCAGGGCGTGGTATTCGTCTTTCCTGAAGAAGATCTCGAATTTGCCAGAGAACAACTGGCTTCGCTGGATAAATTCCGTTGCCTCGGCATGCCGTGGTTTGCCGTGGCAGGGGGAAAACGCAGGCAGGATTCCGTGTATAACGGCATTGCCGCCCTTCCCCGCGAATGCCAGACCGTGCTCGTGCATGATGCGGCCCGTCCCTTCATGACTCCCGCCCTTGTGAACCGGCTGCTTGATGCGCTGAAAGACGGCGCGCAAGGCGTTATTCCTGCAATCGCAGTTACCGATACCATCAAGGTGGTAGATGACGGCATTGTCACCGGCACGCCGGAACGCGCCACCCTGCGGGCAGTTCAGACGCCGCAGGGCTTCATTCGCTCTGTCCTGCAGCAGGCACACGAGACATGCCGCGCAGAAGACTGGCAGGTAACCGACGACGCCTCCGTACTGGAACAGGCCGGAATTCCCGTTGCCATAGTGGAAGGCGAACCCGCCAACATCAAGATCACCCACCCGGAGGATCTTTCCATGCTCGAAAGCCAGACCAATACCGCCCCTGCCATGGTTCCCGTTGTAGGATGGGGGTATGACGTGCACCGCTTCGGCGCAGGCCGGCCCATGAAACTGGGCGGAGTTCCCATTCCCGGCGGCCCTGAAGTTGTGGCGCATTCCGATGGCGATGTCCTGCTGCATGCCCTGACGGACGCCCTGCTCGGCTGCATCGGCGGCGGAGATATCGGCGAGCATTTCCCCGACACCTCGGCCGAGTTCGACAACATATCCAGCGGCATTCTGCTGAACGAAGTGGCGGACAAGGCAGCACTGGCAGGACTTGTCATCACCAACGTGGATGTCACGGTCATTACGCAGATTCCCAAGCTCGCGCCGTGGAAGGAACACATCAAGAAGAATATCTGCCGCCTGCTCAAACTTGAGCCTATACAGGTCAACGTGAAGGCCACCACGGAAGAAAAGCTTGGCTTCACCGGTGAGAAAAAGGGCATCAAGGCGGTTGCCGCTGTTTCGGCGCTTCGGCCGGGCATCTGA
- a CDS encoding dual CXXC motif small (seleno)protein, whose translation MWGSSRWARSAQTTIPCKHCGNPLTVVRSCQVVYMQCEHCKKKGELNDYIAQMDDALEEFMEGVYCDRV comes from the coding sequence ATGTGGGGAAGCTCTCGCTGGGCACGCAGCGCCCAGACCACCATACCATGCAAGCATTGCGGCAATCCGCTTACCGTGGTGCGCAGCTGTCAGGTGGTGTATATGCAGTGCGAGCACTGCAAGAAGAAAGGCGAACTCAACGACTACATCGCCCAGATGGACGATGCGCTTGAAGAATTCATGGAAGGCGTATACTGCGACCGGGTCTGA
- a CDS encoding OmpH family outer membrane protein, with protein sequence MKKLTLSVVLLLSAVLMLGGCNGAEKAAPKVAVVDAGKVFQESAPGKAGVAYLEKISAAAQEEFRTLQAEAEKDKSQESMLKMQRALGEIQQRMNAEQQMVIGKLNDAFKKTLDTYRDEKKLEVILPAEQVISFGQASDITKDIIAAMDKVTVTYEAEKAPAEAAPEAAPAEVKAEEKAAEKAAEKPAAETKKD encoded by the coding sequence ATGAAAAAATTGACTTTGTCTGTCGTGCTGCTGCTTTCTGCCGTGCTGATGCTGGGCGGCTGTAACGGGGCCGAAAAGGCTGCTCCCAAGGTCGCTGTTGTTGATGCCGGCAAGGTCTTTCAGGAATCCGCTCCCGGCAAGGCCGGTGTAGCCTACCTTGAAAAGATCAGCGCCGCCGCGCAGGAAGAGTTCAGAACCCTGCAGGCCGAAGCCGAAAAGGACAAGTCTCAGGAATCCATGCTCAAGATGCAGCGCGCTCTTGGTGAAATCCAGCAGCGCATGAATGCTGAGCAGCAGATGGTTATCGGCAAGCTCAACGATGCTTTCAAGAAGACCCTCGACACCTACCGTGACGAGAAGAAGCTGGAAGTTATCCTGCCCGCGGAGCAGGTCATTTCCTTTGGACAGGCTTCCGACATCACCAAGGACATCATTGCCGCCATGGACAAGGTGACCGTGACCTACGAAGCTGAGAAGGCTCCTGCCGAAGCCGCTCCTGAAGCAGCACCTGCAGAAGTGAAGGCCGAAGAGAAGGCTGCCGAAAAGGCCGCTGAAAAGCCTGCCGCTGAGACCAAGAAGGACTAG